The following coding sequences lie in one Thalassoglobus polymorphus genomic window:
- a CDS encoding family 16 glycoside hydrolase codes for MKLFVSLFLVLGLAIPSFAEDGYESLFNGKDLSGWDGNPELWSVEDGLITGKTNGPDHLKYNQFLIWKGGKVGDFELKLDFRVEGNNNSGVQYRSKELPNVGKWSVGGYQADIHGKPEYTGMLYDEQGRGIVAQRGQKVVVDNNGKKNATKLDVPVTPIDITKWHELTIRCEGNRLIHKIDGVTTVEIIDDHEAEREMEGIIAFQVHRGPKMKAQFRNIRLKKLGKNATKVSAKPTPKESKTGSENAKPKWIWQNKGEQPAKQVFFRKEFEVKGSVAAARLYATCDDQMTIFLDGTKVAEGGAWNRPVFADVTKLIEKKTPGGKHVLTVEGKNGASSAGLVASLNFESKKRDAWSIVTDESWQTATKPAKGWRNLGFKTPKHWKNADVVGQIGGAPWNITLETLLAAAPLREPEATPEDQLIVAKGFKTELLYSVPKDEEGSWVSMCTDPKGRLIVCDQYGGLFRVTPPGINKATELVIEPINVDIGEAQGLLWAFDSLYVVVNKGKKYESGVYRVKDTNNDDQLDSLETLRQWEGGSGEHGPHAVLLTPDKKGLYIVVGNKTALTEFASSRVPEIWDEDNMLPRAYGKGFMKGTPAPGGYISRIDPEGKEWELVTAGFRNEYDAALNADGELFTYDADMEWDLNTPWYRPTRICHVLSGVDYGWRNGGGKFPEHFADTLPPVVNIGPGSPTGVTFGYGAKFPAKYQKALFICDWSYGKMYAVHITPDGSTYTAGIEEFITGTPLPLTDLVINPVDGAMYFAIGGRRVQSGLYKVTYTGEESTAPVDATNSAGKELRAIRKKLEDLHVGDHPDAVEKAWPYLSHEDRVIRYAARTAIEHRPVSEWKEKALNETNNVALLEALLALARTHERATKNPVEAFDTPVPNWNDPAPITDKEASATQIQAFEALGRIDADSLTAQQKLHALRVVQLLLLRFGPPELELRDALVEELSPALPSDGQEFNSLLLDILIYLQDPAAARKGVALLENAPSQEEQINYAKSLRHLQAGWTPELRDTYFNWFVRASGYRGGASFGLFVSNIKEEALTHLSEEEIARLKPILDKKPEGQVNPFTAAPRPHVQDWTLDDLLSSVENDLTGRNFDHGRKMFGAANCFSCHRFAGEGGALGPDLTGLAGRFDRKYILESIIDPNKVISDQYAAVQILTVDGKVIHGRIVNLSGDAFRINTNMLTPDALVIVDRKQIEEMVPSKTSMMPKGSINTLTKEEILDLMAFLLSRGDRESPYFK; via the coding sequence ATGAAACTGTTTGTGTCTTTATTTTTGGTGTTGGGGCTGGCAATTCCCTCCTTTGCAGAGGATGGATACGAGTCACTTTTCAACGGGAAAGACCTGTCCGGTTGGGACGGGAACCCCGAATTGTGGTCGGTCGAAGATGGTCTCATTACCGGAAAAACCAATGGTCCGGATCACCTCAAGTACAATCAGTTTTTGATCTGGAAAGGTGGGAAAGTAGGCGACTTCGAGCTGAAACTCGACTTTCGTGTTGAAGGAAACAACAACTCTGGCGTCCAATATCGATCGAAGGAACTGCCAAATGTCGGCAAATGGTCAGTGGGCGGATACCAGGCAGACATTCATGGCAAGCCAGAGTACACAGGAATGCTGTACGACGAACAAGGCCGGGGCATCGTTGCTCAGCGTGGGCAGAAAGTCGTCGTCGATAACAACGGCAAGAAAAACGCGACGAAGCTCGATGTTCCTGTCACCCCCATCGACATTACCAAATGGCATGAATTGACAATTCGTTGTGAAGGAAATCGCCTCATCCACAAAATCGATGGGGTGACAACCGTTGAAATCATTGACGATCACGAAGCAGAGCGGGAAATGGAAGGAATCATCGCCTTTCAGGTCCACCGTGGCCCCAAGATGAAAGCTCAGTTCCGCAACATTCGCCTGAAAAAGTTGGGGAAAAACGCAACAAAAGTGAGTGCAAAACCGACTCCGAAGGAGTCGAAAACAGGAAGTGAGAATGCCAAGCCGAAATGGATCTGGCAAAACAAAGGAGAGCAACCGGCCAAGCAGGTTTTCTTCCGCAAAGAGTTCGAAGTAAAAGGATCTGTGGCTGCCGCTCGTCTCTATGCGACCTGCGATGACCAGATGACGATTTTTCTGGACGGGACCAAAGTTGCCGAAGGGGGAGCCTGGAACAGGCCGGTTTTTGCTGATGTCACCAAGCTGATTGAAAAGAAAACTCCGGGTGGAAAGCACGTTCTGACTGTCGAAGGAAAGAATGGAGCCTCCTCCGCTGGACTTGTTGCGTCTCTCAATTTTGAATCGAAGAAGCGGGATGCCTGGTCGATTGTCACTGACGAATCCTGGCAGACGGCGACAAAACCCGCGAAAGGTTGGCGAAATTTAGGTTTCAAAACTCCAAAGCACTGGAAGAACGCCGATGTGGTTGGCCAGATCGGAGGAGCACCATGGAATATCACACTTGAAACCCTGCTCGCAGCCGCGCCATTGAGAGAGCCGGAAGCGACTCCCGAGGACCAGCTGATTGTGGCCAAAGGTTTCAAAACCGAGCTCTTGTATTCTGTCCCGAAAGATGAGGAAGGCTCGTGGGTCAGTATGTGTACTGATCCTAAAGGTCGCTTGATTGTTTGTGATCAGTACGGCGGACTGTTTCGTGTGACACCGCCTGGAATCAATAAGGCCACCGAGTTGGTGATCGAGCCGATCAACGTCGACATTGGAGAGGCTCAAGGCTTGTTGTGGGCATTCGACAGTCTTTATGTCGTGGTCAACAAAGGGAAAAAATATGAGAGTGGCGTTTACCGTGTGAAAGACACAAACAACGACGATCAACTCGACTCGCTGGAAACACTTCGCCAATGGGAAGGGGGCAGCGGTGAACATGGTCCTCACGCAGTCCTGCTGACTCCCGATAAGAAGGGGCTGTATATTGTTGTCGGAAATAAGACAGCTTTGACCGAATTTGCTTCCTCACGCGTTCCTGAGATCTGGGATGAAGACAATATGCTCCCTCGTGCATATGGCAAAGGGTTCATGAAAGGGACCCCTGCCCCGGGTGGTTACATCAGTCGGATTGACCCTGAAGGGAAAGAGTGGGAGCTTGTGACCGCAGGCTTCCGAAATGAATACGATGCCGCATTGAATGCCGATGGCGAACTCTTCACGTACGATGCTGACATGGAATGGGACTTGAACACCCCCTGGTATCGTCCCACTCGTATTTGTCATGTGCTCAGCGGTGTTGATTACGGCTGGCGAAACGGTGGCGGAAAGTTTCCAGAACACTTCGCGGATACGCTTCCACCAGTTGTGAACATCGGACCGGGTTCGCCCACCGGAGTGACGTTCGGTTACGGAGCAAAATTTCCTGCGAAGTATCAGAAGGCGTTGTTCATCTGTGACTGGAGCTACGGGAAAATGTACGCCGTACACATCACCCCTGATGGCTCAACTTACACCGCCGGCATCGAAGAATTTATTACCGGAACTCCACTTCCGCTGACGGACCTCGTTATCAATCCTGTCGATGGAGCAATGTACTTTGCGATTGGCGGACGGCGAGTGCAGTCCGGTCTCTACAAGGTGACCTATACCGGCGAAGAATCGACAGCTCCTGTCGATGCAACAAACAGCGCTGGCAAAGAGTTGCGGGCAATTCGAAAGAAGCTGGAAGATCTGCATGTCGGAGATCATCCCGATGCCGTAGAAAAAGCGTGGCCGTACCTCTCTCATGAGGACCGAGTGATTCGCTACGCAGCTCGGACCGCGATTGAACATCGTCCAGTGAGCGAGTGGAAAGAGAAAGCACTCAATGAAACCAACAATGTTGCGCTTCTTGAAGCTCTCCTCGCATTGGCCCGTACACATGAACGAGCCACAAAAAATCCTGTCGAAGCTTTCGATACACCTGTACCAAACTGGAATGATCCAGCCCCCATCACTGACAAAGAAGCCTCAGCGACTCAAATTCAGGCGTTTGAAGCGTTGGGACGAATTGATGCCGATAGCTTAACGGCTCAGCAAAAACTTCACGCACTTCGAGTGGTCCAACTGCTGCTACTTCGTTTTGGACCTCCTGAGCTCGAATTGCGAGACGCTCTTGTTGAAGAACTGTCACCAGCCTTGCCGTCAGACGGGCAAGAATTCAATTCCCTGCTGCTGGATATTTTAATCTATCTGCAAGACCCGGCAGCCGCCAGGAAAGGGGTCGCTCTACTTGAAAATGCTCCGTCTCAAGAAGAACAAATCAATTATGCGAAGTCGCTTCGCCATCTACAGGCTGGCTGGACTCCGGAACTTCGTGATACGTACTTCAACTGGTTTGTGAGAGCATCTGGGTACAGAGGAGGAGCAAGCTTCGGCCTGTTCGTAAGCAACATCAAAGAAGAGGCACTCACGCACTTGTCGGAAGAAGAGATCGCCCGCTTGAAGCCGATTCTCGACAAGAAACCGGAAGGTCAAGTCAATCCATTTACCGCAGCTCCACGTCCGCATGTACAAGACTGGACGCTTGACGATCTTCTTTCCTCTGTTGAAAACGATTTAACTGGTCGAAACTTTGACCATGGTCGTAAAATGTTCGGAGCAGCGAACTGCTTTTCCTGCCATCGATTCGCAGGTGAAGGAGGAGCACTCGGTCCAGATTTGACCGGGCTCGCTGGACGATTTGATCGAAAGTATATTCTCGAATCGATCATTGATCCGAACAAAGTCATCAGCGACCAATACGCAGCTGTTCAAATCCTGACGGTTGATGGAAAGGTGATCCACGGCCGAATCGTGAATCTGTCAGGCGACGCCTTTCGCATTAACACGAACATGCTCACCCCAGACGCTCTAGTCATTGTCGATCGAAAACAGATCGAAGAAATGGTTCCTTCAAAAACATCGATGATGCCCAAAGGTTCCATCAACACGCTGACTAAAGAGGAGATCCTCGACCTGATGGCCTTCCTCCTCTCACGAGGAGACCGCGAGAGTCCCTACTTCAAATAG
- a CDS encoding tyrosine-type recombinase/integrase: MRQPKKCHHKASDRAYVKINGQRIYLGKWNSQEADDAYDRQILKWRKAKDSSQELTTTVGELCLAFMEHAEEFYRDDAGNQTGEANNYRYALRPLIKLFRNVKCYQFGPSKLIEVRDELAAVHVRQQVNNNLARIKRVFKWGVSQELIPVSVFAALQTVEGLKRSRSKAKESQPVLPVPIDDFNKTLPYLTEPLSRMVQFQILTGARPSEARLLKVGDINTEGEVWLYKPNSHKNKWRGKARIICIGPKAQAVIMPFVEDAVSGAQYVFTPSDSSNQPYSLHGMISSISKACRKAKVESWSPGRLRHNAATSINQAFGDLDASRVVLGHAEKTTTEIYAERDIQKAIEIAKQIG; the protein is encoded by the coding sequence ATGAGACAGCCAAAAAAGTGTCACCACAAAGCATCTGACCGGGCTTACGTGAAGATAAATGGTCAAAGAATCTACCTCGGCAAGTGGAATTCTCAGGAAGCTGACGACGCTTACGACCGCCAAATCTTGAAGTGGCGAAAAGCCAAAGACTCATCGCAAGAGCTCACGACCACCGTAGGTGAACTCTGTCTGGCGTTCATGGAACATGCTGAAGAGTTCTATCGTGACGATGCCGGAAATCAGACTGGAGAAGCGAATAACTACCGCTACGCTCTTCGACCACTGATCAAGTTGTTCAGAAACGTGAAGTGTTACCAGTTTGGGCCATCGAAACTCATTGAAGTTCGCGATGAGTTGGCAGCTGTCCATGTCCGTCAGCAGGTCAACAACAATCTGGCTCGCATTAAAAGGGTGTTCAAATGGGGAGTCAGTCAAGAATTGATTCCTGTTTCAGTGTTTGCTGCACTTCAGACGGTTGAAGGCCTGAAACGGTCACGGTCCAAGGCGAAAGAATCTCAACCTGTCTTGCCGGTCCCGATTGACGATTTCAATAAAACACTTCCATACCTGACAGAACCATTGTCACGGATGGTTCAATTCCAGATTCTCACAGGCGCCAGACCATCAGAAGCCAGACTCTTGAAAGTTGGCGACATCAACACTGAGGGTGAAGTCTGGCTCTACAAGCCGAACTCGCACAAAAATAAATGGCGAGGAAAGGCACGCATTATTTGCATTGGTCCAAAAGCTCAGGCGGTCATCATGCCATTCGTGGAAGACGCTGTCAGCGGGGCTCAATATGTCTTCACGCCGAGTGATAGCTCGAATCAGCCGTATTCTCTTCATGGAATGATCAGCAGCATCAGCAAGGCATGCAGGAAAGCCAAGGTTGAATCATGGTCTCCAGGACGATTGCGACACAACGCAGCGACTTCAATTAATCAGGCCTTTGGGGATCTGGACGCCAGCCGGGTTGTCCTTGGTCATGCAGAGAAGACGACGACGGAAATCTATGCAGAGCGAGATATTCAGAAGGCAATCGAAATTGCCAAACAAATAGGATAG
- a CDS encoding DUF1580 domain-containing protein, translating to MSTAENLLDGQLAHVATVALNRTGKKPSPATVWRWCKRGLRGGTIKLQAIYHSGYWQTTPEAFNAFLKAQTEAAKAGNSGDATDESLKAAGLLQ from the coding sequence ATGTCTACTGCCGAAAATCTACTTGATGGTCAGCTCGCACACGTTGCAACAGTCGCGTTGAACCGGACGGGCAAGAAGCCATCTCCAGCAACGGTATGGCGCTGGTGCAAGAGGGGCTTGCGAGGCGGCACGATTAAGCTGCAAGCGATCTATCACAGCGGGTACTGGCAGACGACGCCGGAAGCGTTTAATGCATTCCTGAAAGCACAAACCGAAGCGGCAAAAGCTGGCAATTCTGGAGATGCGACAGACGAGTCGCTCAAGGCAGCCGGACTTCTTCAATAA
- a CDS encoding toprim domain-containing protein → MSATTENINSEPLPNLEPLRTQIADSGYELTLTDKSIRNVQSCGFRGGNLNLALVAVNMLIDEHPTTLRGWMYRVVSAGWLPSTDNKHYRRIGRIATRLREEGVVPFSWLVDGVRSTQKPSSWAGLDDYADVVAESYRKDFWAGMDDYIHVIVEKDAMAGVLSPITREYDVALSPIRGYSSLSFAHEIASTWNKVDKPIYCYFLGDFDPSGFDLERDIKDKLDRYTTGCEVHWIRLGVNVEDFEEFDLLPLKTKPGDKRAAAFIQEHGSQCAELDAIPSSAIRQRLRDAIESHIPHEEWEKLKEVERTEKETFKATLKKLGA, encoded by the coding sequence ATGTCAGCAACTACCGAAAATATCAATAGCGAACCCTTACCGAACCTAGAACCGTTAAGAACACAGATTGCCGATTCAGGTTATGAGCTCACACTGACTGATAAGTCTATCCGCAATGTTCAGAGTTGTGGATTTCGTGGTGGGAATCTCAACTTGGCACTGGTGGCGGTCAACATGCTCATTGACGAGCATCCCACAACGTTACGTGGCTGGATGTATCGCGTCGTCTCGGCGGGCTGGTTGCCATCAACTGACAACAAGCACTATCGGCGGATCGGACGCATAGCAACACGACTGAGAGAAGAGGGTGTTGTTCCGTTCTCTTGGTTGGTCGATGGTGTTCGCTCGACTCAGAAGCCAAGTAGCTGGGCTGGTCTTGATGATTACGCCGATGTCGTTGCCGAGTCTTATCGCAAAGATTTCTGGGCAGGGATGGACGACTACATTCATGTCATTGTCGAAAAGGATGCAATGGCGGGTGTGCTATCACCGATCACGCGAGAATACGACGTCGCACTCTCTCCGATCCGTGGCTACTCAAGTCTGTCATTCGCTCACGAGATCGCTTCAACATGGAATAAAGTCGATAAGCCGATCTATTGCTACTTCCTCGGAGACTTCGACCCTTCTGGCTTCGATTTAGAACGAGACATCAAGGACAAGTTGGACCGCTATACAACGGGCTGTGAAGTTCATTGGATCAGACTCGGAGTCAATGTTGAAGACTTTGAAGAGTTCGACCTATTGCCATTGAAGACAAAGCCAGGCGACAAGAGGGCGGCAGCTTTCATTCAAGAGCATGGCAGCCAGTGCGCTGAGTTGGACGCTATTCCATCGTCAGCAATCCGTCAGCGTTTACGTGATGCGATTGAATCACACATCCCTCATGAAGAATGGGAGAAACTTAAAGAGGTCGAGCGAACCGAGAAGGAAACATTCAAAGCGACTCTCAAGAAGTTGGGAGCATAA